The Ascochyta rabiei chromosome 18, complete sequence DNA segment CGATAACTTCGCTTCGATCGTAAAAGCTGTTGAGGAAGGTCGCCGTCTCTTTGACAACATCCAGAAGTTCTTGATGCATCTTCTCATCTCGAACATTGCGCAGGTCATCCTCCTGTTGATTGGTCTCGCCTTCAAGGACAACGACAACCACTCTGTCTTTCCTTTGTCCCCCATTGAGATCCTTTGGGTCAACCTCATCACATCCTCTTTCCTCGCCATCGGTCTTGGCCTGGAGGAGAAGCAAGAAGATAGCATGTACCGCCCACCCCATGACGTCAAAGCTGGTGTCTTCTCCAAGGAACTCATCACCGACAAGTTCATCTACGGTTTCTTCATGGGCGCTCTGTGTCTCTTCTCCTTTGCCGTTGTCGCCTATGCCGGTCCTGGTGGTGGCAACCTCGGCTCTGGCTGCAACGAAGGCTTCAACGACACTTGTGAGGTTGTGTTCCGCGCGCGAGCTACAACATACACCACCATCACGCTCCTCCTTCTCGTCACCGCGTGGGAAGTCAAACATTTCGCCCGCTCTCTGTTCAACATGTACCCCAACGCCGACCAGAACGTGCCGCGCGGCCTTTCCGTCTTCCCTACCCTCTGGCGCAACcgcttcctcttctttgctGTCCTTGCTGGTCTGGTCATGATGTTCCCGATTGTGTACATCCCCATCATCAACGAGAAGGTGTTCAAGCACGGCTCCATTACATGGGAGTGGGGCGTCAGCTTTGGCTGCGTCGTTCTCTACATCTCGGCCATTGAGACGTGGAAGATGATCAAGCGCCGCCTCGGCATCTGGTCCGGTGCGCACAAGGTCATCAGCCGAGAGGATGCTGAAGCCCGGGCGGGCTTGGACGTCATTGCCGTGCCCCGCATGAGCGAAAAATAAGCTCACGGCGGTGGAAGAGGTCGGCTTGAGATTGTGTACTGCGTCTCGTTGTCACGGTTTCCTTGTATCGACACTGGTCTGTCATTTACGACGCTGCGCGTTTTGTTCTGCTTGATGGCTTGCCGTCGCTTCACGCTCTTTTGATCGTATAGTTAGCATTCATAATCCATCTCGAGTCACTCCTTGAACTCGGCCCTCTTGTTTTCTGTCAGTACATGTCGTGATGTGAGCTCTCGTCGTCTCAGCATCGATCAGAAGAGCGATGTAGTCATGCGTCGTACCCAGGCTGAATGGGACATGTCGCTAAGCTACACGCGAATGCGCAGCTACCGTCCTCACAACCTATCCCGGAAGAGAAAAGAAGCCATGTGTACTACCGTAGAGTAGAACGTGGCTAGGTAGGGTTCTTCATTTGCACGACTCTGCATCGTGCGGTTTGCGCATCGTGCAGGTAGTGTGCTATCTATAGTACATATCTATCAACATCCAATCCATCGATTCTCCAAGGCAGCACCTGGTGACGTTTCCACGCTGCGCCTGTACGCCGCGCTGTGTCCGTGCTGGAATGTAACATAACGAGTCTGACATATGGAAAACGTGTAACTTTTTATTTTCTGGAAGGACACGTGTGAGCTGTGATCGACGCGGGGTTTCCTACTGCAAGCACGCATGTATGCGGATGcgcggtgcggtgcggtgcatTGCATGCCACGACCTCGGTTTACTCGTCGACGAGGGCACCGAGGATCAAGCTCTGGATGACGAACTCGGCGCTCGCAATTCTGGTTTTCCGGCCGGCGAGCTCTCCCTTTGCCAGGAGCTCGTCTGCCTCGCCAtcctctctctttctcttcttgGTCTTTTTGAAACTGCTCTTTGCGCTCTTGGCCGGCGCGCCGGCGCCAAATAACTCGGCTGCAGCGTCGGCGAGACTGCTTTGGTCGCTGTCGACGTATACCCAGTCCCATTGGCCCTGGGCGAGTAGCTGTGTGGCGGCAGCGAGATCTGCACAGCGCCCGATATTCGCAGACCCCAGCGCGTGAGTAAGGAAGATGAAAGGCTGGCGCTTCTCGATCTCTTTTTTGCTTTTGCCGGTGACGAGCAGTACGGATTGTCCCTTGAACAGCAGGTCGCGGGCTTCAAAGGTCTTCTCGAAAGACACATCATCACTGGAAGGGTCGTAGATGCGCATGGCTCGCGATCGTACGATGCCGTTGGGGTCGAGGTACTTCGATACTCCGGCCGGCAGCAGGTACCGCGCGAAAGAGAGTGCGCGAGTAGCTGAGAGCGAGTCGTTCACCCAGCGCAGGTGTAGACAAGGGACGTTTAGAGCAAGTGCCTGAAGATATTTGGTGCTGCGGGAGTGCGAATCGGTGATCAGTGCCACGAAACCAAGCTTTCTGTACTCTTCTTTCAGAGCCAGTACACCTGCCTCATCGATGGTGGAGACTGATGTCCGACGGCTTTGAGAAGCTGTTAGCTCGATGGACTGGGTGTCGAACAGCTCGTGAAAGCCTTGCTCCAAAACACGTCCGCCATTAGTCTTGATGGCCCGCGCAACGGTATCTTTGTCCATACCGTCACCGGTAGATGTCAAGACGAAAGCCATGTTCGAGAAGGTACCACTGCCTGATCGACTCGAAGCAACTGAACCAGCACGATTTGTTGCATCCTTCAGCAACGAGGGTGCTGCAAGGCCTCGGCGGGTGAAAGATGGCGTAGTCAGTGCTTCGGTTGTGGTTGGTGTGTCCAGTCGAGGAGCGGATTTGCTTGGAGAGGGTGGCGCCGACAGTTGGAAGGATCGATCGCGTAAGCGACCCCAAAGCTGTGTGGTCAGATAGATGCTGGCGATATGCACCGAGACCTGCTTTGTTGCATGAGGCGCTTTCGCTGCGGGCAGACTGTCCCTCTGTTTCTCCTCGAGTGTGGCAGTGACATGTCCGTAGCGGTCGGTCAACGGAAACTCGTGCTTTTCCAGATCACCGCATTTATCGCCCAGACGAACGACCACGTAGGTGTGTTTCTTCATTCCGGGCTCGTCGACTTTGACCTGGTCACCTGGTCGGAGGTCGAGCGGCCGTACCTGGAAAGCATCCAGAGACGTCGTGTTGCCATCATCGAAACGGATTTGAAGCTGTTTGGAGTCTGAGCGACCAAGGCAAGTGGCAGGGTAGAAATGACTGCCTGGCCACGATGCAAAAACACGATTCGGTACGACAACCTCTTCCGAATGAGTCTCTAACTTCCTAGGCGTCAGTCGGACAGGAAGTCGTGTTGCAGAAGGTGGCGGCGAGCTAGCAAGCTCATCAGCACTTTCTTCAGCATCGCGCATCTCGACATCAATCGAGTTTCTGGTTGGTTCGGCAATCTTGCGACTGGGGGTCGTGGCCGTGGTTTGCCGTATGGTACTTGGTGCCTTCGGCTTTGAGGGTGAGTTAATGGGCGACGACATTGTGGCAATGGCAGCTCTAGCTGACTTCAAAGAACCTTTCTTGCTGGTTTGAGGTCTCGCCAGTCGAGACGGAGCTCTCGACTTCAATGCTGCTGGCCGACCGTACGCCAGCATCTGCACCTCTTCTCTAGCTTGTGCTACAGCAAGCGCGTCTTGTTCCTCACAGCCTTGTGCAGACGCAGTCGAAGGTGTGTCCTCACGCGTTTGCTGTATCTGCTTAGGAAGCAATGGCGGAGCCTGCTCTTCCGCAACCACGACTGTCTTGTCAAGGCTGCGAAAGACACTGCTCTTCGCTGCATGTGTAGTCTTCCGTCTCTTCAAGGCGGGAGTGGCTGGTACGGAGCTGATCATGTGTGTATCGCCGTCGGCGTCATCATAGCCACTAAGACAAGGAATTTCAATATCCTCCTCGGCTGCTGAAAGCTGTGTCGCTGGAAGATTCGCGATGTCGTGTAAGGAACGTATGCGGCTTACACTGTGAACTGGATCGCTACCTTCGTCTCTCGAGCTAGCTAGAGCGAGCATGTGTGATTGTGGTGTTGTTCGCTGCTCTTGCGCAGTCTCAAATGGCTCCGTATCTTTTTGCACCGCTTTTCCACTTTGGGCGGTCTGAGCAGGCGAATCCTCTTCTTGTACTGCAAGAGCCTCCTCCTCAAAGTAAGAAGGTTGTGTCTCGTCCAAAGTGTCTGTTTCAGGAATCGTGTTCTGACGCTGCAAGCTAGGTGTAGGCTTTGCAGCGCCCTTTCGTCCTTCAGCTTTGACGTCCTCAGTAGGTTTTGTCACGTCGTATTTGTCTGTCTCGTCCGGATGGCTTCCCTGCAGGGTCTCTGGTCTCTCTTGGTCAGTCCCGGCATCCACTTTCATGGGGTGAACCAAGTCCGATTCAATTTCCTCGTCCCGGTTACCCTTGACCCTGCCGGCCTCGACTGCTGGCCCCACTTTATCGTTTAGCTCTGGCTCTGCGACGGGAagttcgtcttcgtcttccaTAAGCACATCTTCCCCGCCTGCAGCCGCTTCGCCGACTCCATTGTCTTCGCCTCCATCCGGATGTTCATCATATGTATGCTCATCGTATGTAAGTTCGTCCGTCAAGATCGGAGGACTACTAGGCACTCGCTCCTCCTCTTCGGGTGTCTTTTCGTCTTCTACGTCTTCCTCACCTTCCGGACTCATTTGTGGAGGCATCTGTATCATGGACGAAGATATCATCTGACTTGTATATCCTGTCTTGGACGCTAGGGTAGTTTGATTGATGCTATATTGATTTATCGAGGGAGACGAAGGAAAGCGGGTGAGATC contains these protein-coding regions:
- a CDS encoding tRNA-intron lyase; the protein is MTDSQAFTQLEEGFYNDPSQLSQALRQRAGSELGLHFTTSTESHNSLVSAPASTFSVPPHPLLGAPQLFPGVAAAVREHEQGPFTRRAPTANHVEPGTAKHNSAPISTSASTAPMTDAAIAPSMYHSFAGMDAPGDTQPDSQMHREWTSGIFGTAETTTRMPSPRSGPKSLFAEHDDQDDAEPLTDGLQVVESSQVQQDVIITSPTALEDDRSPYVRTEQAFTSPLKFETPAVAGRKRDSSGHMLSSTAAVETTPDTLASAPASASASASAFGGAFGRSGIGQPLSLTQAFDLTQARTSPVVAGTEDPIFQRPSPNFKNVRHSSPIPALSSPITVMRNERSDPIVRSSSEPRSEYVTVKESQERRKHRKGPQRVMLVREDSWEELTAAQKRMQRQRQKEQSHREAGLSLSNISAPASDKSRVARKRKEHAQCPPTAQHNVLRHMWHDGVQEDEDLAMNDPTQHLAPEGDEAEHSPDEFSQDVAVAAQAPMRYHGLENGVQVPKTSSHPQRTQPEHASGIGSCRGSPSSQRQRESPIQAPASRSILRAVPHSSRGSVAIMDSQPDVNVRPERLSRPPDLTRFPSSPSINQYSINQTTLASKTGYTSQMISSSMIQMPPQMSPEGEEDVEDEKTPEEEERVPSSPPILTDELTYDEHTYDEHPDGGEDNGVGEAAAGGEDVLMEDEDELPVAEPELNDKVGPAVEAGRVKGNRDEEIESDLVHPMKVDAGTDQERPETLQGSHPDETDKYDVTKPTEDVKAEGRKGAAKPTPSLQRQNTIPETDTLDETQPSYFEEEALAVQEEDSPAQTAQSGKAVQKDTEPFETAQEQRTTPQSHMLALASSRDEGSDPVHSVSRIRSLHDIANLPATQLSAAEEDIEIPCLSGYDDADGDTHMISSVPATPALKRRKTTHAAKSSVFRSLDKTVVVAEEQAPPLLPKQIQQTREDTPSTASAQGCEEQDALAVAQAREEVQMLAYGRPAALKSRAPSRLARPQTSKKGSLKSARAAIATMSSPINSPSKPKAPSTIRQTTATTPSRKIAEPTRNSIDVEMRDAEESADELASSPPPSATRLPVRLTPRKLETHSEEVVVPNRVFASWPGSHFYPATCLGRSDSKQLQIRFDDGNTTSLDAFQVRPLDLRPGDQVKVDEPGMKKHTYVVVRLGDKCGDLEKHEFPLTDRYGHVTATLEEKQRDSLPAAKAPHATKQVSVHIASIYLTTQLWGRLRDRSFQLSAPPSPSKSAPRLDTPTTTEALTTPSFTRRGLAAPSLLKDATNRAGSVASSRSGSGTFSNMAFVLTSTGDGMDKDTVARAIKTNGGRVLEQGFHELFDTQSIELTASQSRRTSVSTIDEAGVLALKEEYRKLGFVALITDSHSRSTKYLQALALNVPCLHLRWVNDSLSATRALSFARYLLPAGVSKYLDPNGIVRSRAMRIYDPSSDDVSFEKTFEARDLLFKGQSVLLVTGKSKKEIEKRQPFIFLTHALGSANIGRCADLAAATQLLAQGQWDWVYVDSDQSSLADAAAELFGAGAPAKSAKSSFKKTKKRKREDGEADELLAKGELAGRKTRIASAEFVIQSLILGALVDE